The Periophthalmus magnuspinnatus isolate fPerMag1 chromosome 17, fPerMag1.2.pri, whole genome shotgun sequence sequence GACCCACAGAAAAGCAACATGACATGGATATCATGTCCCCTCCGGCCAAAGACAAGGACAAGAAGAAGAGGCCCATGTCGCAGATCAGTGGAGTGAAAAAGACCACACAAAGCCCCAACATTGCTGCCTCCACCATCCCACGCTTTGGGGTCGCACCCTGCCATGAGGGCCAGCTGGCTAAGGTACTACGCATTTAATTTTcacttatctttatttatacagggagaacTCAATGAGAGGACCAGACTGTCTTTTTCATGAGCGTCCTGTTACAACACaggcagtgttgggaagtaactaaacacatgtactgaaaatacatatttaaaatactAATTTGGAGTACCTGAAAGAGTACTCATTTTCATTTGATGTTCAGAATGCAGTCACTTTCCTAAATTAAGGAATACATGATGGtactttattatattattttggctttgaactgcacggtcttagtgagaaaaaaagagaacacAGCTCTTGCCGTGTGTGCATTTGTGATTTTCCGTCTCTGATTAGACATAAATTAATGCACAACttaaataaagctgtttgtaattatatgtcACGTTTTTTCATTATAATATAAAGCAACgcggtgtaaaagtattcagagtattcagagtacagtactctgattggaccatgtaatgAATAGTCATTCTTGGACTTTTGTTTGAATACAAAACTTACATAAGGAACTCTTAATATGGATTTTTATGATACTctagtgataaacatttataatcacagctGTGCCTGTTTTTAATGCTTAAAATGGATTTatacagttatttttgttttgtttgtttttgtttgtattgttctgtattttaacagggcgctcatgaaagagagtctggtactctcattgggctctctctgtagaaataaagaGTATTAGTATTAGAATTAACATGTGGAAATCGTTAACTCAGTAGTAGCAGGACTTGCAGTGCCATCTAGGTCTGAGGAGattaatgcatttgtgtgtcctgtgtgtaaacaggagctggaggacattaACAGATGGGGCATAGACATCTTTAAAGTATCTGAGTACTCGGGATCCCGCCCTCTTACGGTTACTATGTACACTATCTTCCAGGTAAAAACACTACATCCACAAGATAAGCAAGGCTCTGGTTCTGGAATTAAATTTTccataattttttttcatagatttttgaaaacttcaaatattaagagttaaaaggcatcatggaggctaaccagctaatGTCCATAACAccattgttttaagtccaaacaGCACGTTTTAAATGCAAGATTTGgcaaaatgctttaataacttagcgctttataaagtttcataaacagattttaaattaaattatgggtcttgtggtcattaattaccacatagctgattagccctgagcagCCTTTCTTTGGAATAGTGTACGTTAATGTTGGTGACTGTATCTCCCTGTGCTGTTGTAGGAGCGCGACCTGCTCAAATCCTTTAAGATCCCAGCAGACACCTTCATCACCTTCATGATGACGTTAGAGGAGCACTATCACGCAGATGTGGCCTACCACAACAACATCCATGCAGCAGATGTGGTGCAGTCGACACACGTGCTGCTGTCCACGCCCGCGCTCGAGGTACACAACTCATTCacactagtgatgggactttctgttcagactgttttttgttttattttttactatttattcatGTGACAGATCTACAAACCGATCAAATAGAGAAATAACCAAGGTCCAGATTTGTATAAAATGGTTCAAGCcggtttaccctttgaaatgatgcatCATCTTGCACTAccttaataatttaaaaactaactgttattatgatgccaaatgcGTTTTTCTGCACACAAAGCACTCAGTTCtttcgcctgctctgcttctaaGCTGATTCTTGTTGGTTCAgcattaatcagtataaaaatctatataaattagaaagaaaaagtaaaaaattaaatcaGGTTCCAACTGTTTCCAACCACTTCCAACCAAGTTAAGGAAGCGTTCAAAAGAGTCAACCGGTTCATGAACGTCATATCACTAATATCATATCACATATGACATATCACACTGTTCACTCACAACAAATCCGCCATAGTTGCAGCCTCTgtaatttccagtagttggtgacatcacaaaagactgccctgattacagccaggtgtttctttttacaaacacctggatacctcaggggtcaatcctgggacccctgttgttcaggctctacatgctgcctttaGGCCAATTAActcacagcaataatgtgtcctaccacaactatgcacaTGGCAGGAGAAGTTGATTTCCCATCAGTCCAGGACCTGGAGAATTGAATATACTCAATACTGCACATTAGAATTGGCCATTCAAATCTGACTATGCTTACACACAAGGAGGTTTAAATAGGAGCTTAGAAGGACAGCTTGGAGACAAGCTGACTGAGATAAAATGTGCATAGCAGACTGCTTCTCTGAGAAGAGTCACCAAGGAAACTGATAATGCTAAAGAAGGACAAATTCTGTAAGAGTTGGATGATGCCATGACCACAGAGAAATGTCAACAATGAACTAGAGGTGTCCTTGCTAAGATTATGCAGGGGATATAAAATTCCACAACAACCTCCAGTCTCTTtgtctaaaaccttcaaatcaggctagaaatctaggggtaataatggactcagacttgaacttaaaCAGCCACaccaaatcaataacatctgcagctttttaccatctaaaaacatcaaaGGCATACTGTCTAAATCTTGGACTTAGAGAAACatatccatgtgtttgtctccagtaggttagatcGCCGTAACAGCCTGCTCGTAAGTGTTTATGTGACTTTCTATTGTGTTTCTGTCCCTCAGGCTGTGTTCACTGACCTGGAGATCCTGGCGGCGCTGTTTGCCAGTGCCATTCACGACGTGGATCATCCTGGAGTCTCCAATCAGTTCCTCATCAACACCAGTGAGTTCTCATGGCCTCTCCTgctttgtgtgttgtgtttctaTTGATAATTTTTAGCTGATACCATCAACATCCCttggggatgtgatgctaactgtaggcactgctctttCTAAGGCTCTGTTAGAATTTGATCTGAATCTGACCATTaaaaaactgacttagctggaactacaacaggtgcaCTGATTTGTGTTCTTCAAACATAAAGATATAGCCacaagttagctagcattagccaacaggttTTTAGTTAGTCCCTCTCACCTTTATGTTGAATATCAAACAcctaaaacaggaccatgaacactcgtatTCATcataggctcctgaaaatgtgtcatttaaatcaatttttcaGCCTATCTTAAAACTTATTTGACAGTAGTTGCATTTCCATCATCTTatttttaatgtgcattttgaAGATTTGCAGTGTGGTGTAATAGGAGGTGAAAATGCCAAATATCCCATTTAGATCCCTTCATTTTATAAAATTAATTATATTACAGTTTAAAGAACCTGCTAACTTTCAGACATGAACCAAATGTGTAGAGCAAGCAGGTAATTAACAGAGAAAGTGCATCTCTGGCCAAGACAAACCAAACAGACTGTGCGCCCTCTGTAGGATGTGTGGGGGTGTGATAAGATGATTTACAGAACTatattggcaaaaaaaacaaaaaacaaaaacacctcgTAATACTTTTCAAAGCTGCAGTTACAAATCACATTGGATAATTTTTACTATACACTGCATTTctaatttatatgtaaaaatgcagattaaactcacTAATTtagtctgtctttatataaCTACATTGGTAccttgtacttttactgcataaataattattttagcaTGAACTCGTGCAGTTGTagttttgtgagtgcagtttgggtcagagatatgtaatagttttgattgCTTTTGCCGCATCtgctttttagtcgactaattgaTCTGCAGAACTAAGACTTTCTTTAGTCGAGCAGAAAAgtgtaatattgttttgtttcagactcTGAGCTGGCTCTGATGTACAATGACTCGTCGGTGCTGGAGAATCATCACTTGGCTGTGGGCTTCAAACTCCTTCAGGAGGACAACTGTGACATCTTCCAGAACCTCAGCAAAAAGCAAAGGCAGTCGCTGCGCAAAATGGTTATAGACATGGTAAGAGACATTGTTATACTAcacaaagtatttttaatatGACAGTTATAATAAAGTAATTTAGTGCATTCTTTTGTTCTACTGCTTAGTTCATACtgttctttaaagagggggtattatggaaaatgtactttttggagatttctatcatgttataatgttgttccctcatcaaaaacaggcctgaagaGGAATTAGACatcatccatgcatatttgagtaatgtaGCGATCTCtgccaggccctatttgaaatccttacagttagctgtaagatataaatatgttacgtgttagcaattaatatcccatagaagtgtaataccccatctttaacaTACCAGTATGGCTGTAAGTTGAATTTATGAATAACTAAATACTAATTCTCGCTATTACTATACAAAGACaacatttctcttgttttctGTGTCCAGGTGCTGGCCACAGACATGTCCAAACACATGAACCTTCTGGCTGACCTCAAAACCATGGTAGAGACCAAGAAAGTGACCAGTCTGGGAGTTTTACTGCTGGACAACTACTCCGACCGCATACAGGTGTGTCATGGGTTTTCATTTATCTGTATGTATACAACTCAATGATAACATTGTACTtaaccatgaaatatccaaaaggtatattcacaaatgttgaacctgatcatttgtatTTGTGACTAGTCACAAGTCGGTAATGTATTGCAaacaaaaaattgtatttaaacaatattcattttagcttccCCCCTTTGTTATTATGGGACACTACAGACAAAACTCATTGTTTGTTTGGTCTCTTAGCATACAAGCGTTCAACAAAACCATCCACTCTGAACCAAAAGATGTTTTAGTATTTCATTTTATCAACATCTATAGATTATATGGGGCAGTGTAACTTCAGAGGCcgttttctcaaaatgcatttttctcccCATAGGGACATGAGGATCACCCTTAAAGTAGCACTTACGTACACCACACTTTACATCTTGTACTTAATAATATTTTGCCGAAATTCACATAAAGATTTTTGATAtctaattccaagtctgatttattatAGTCTTAACTCCAAAAAATGAGGCAAAATTAGAACTTTTAGCAAATTTTCTGTCAGttctagtttactcaaatattaaataagatccaaaatcccctctgtatatttttttttgtatctaataTGTCAATAAAAAAGTACGAAATGTAAACCTGACCactttcatgtttctgtttgaatgtcctaaaaaatgacttttttttttacacataaaatgtcttatttttatatgaaaacattacatgatGACAAACTTTTTTCCTTACGTTTGTGTGAGTAAACTGCAGGAGAAGTTTCAAATTGAGATCTGTAAATGcaatattttttccaatattattggcctatagaatgttgtgatgtgatcTCAAACACAGTGATTGGTTTGTTAGGTGCTGCAGAACATGGTGCACTGTGCTGACCTCAGTAACCCCACCAAACCCCTGGAGCTGTACAGACAGTGGACCGACCGCATCATGGTAGAATTCTTCACTCAGGGCGACCGCGAGAGGGACAAGGGCATGGAGGTCAGCCCCATGTGTGACAAGCACAACGCCTCCATCGAAAAGAACCAGGTACGAAGTACAACAACAAACATATGGATCagacaatagaatatgattttcagcattaaatcatagtactttcttttatattcccatgtggccttatatctgtgtaatcgtccagtaggttccatagtggttcatgggtgtatactagtctatgtggtcatttctgtcctgtgaatgtgactttttttagtatcaagaCCTGCGCAAATGAGTATCCTGTGGCAATTTTGACTCGTGagaatatttatgtattttgaaaCCTAAATCAGCTAATCACACCAGAAATAAATAGAGATATGTGTAGGAGGTGTACCATCTGAGAGCTTTAGACTATTTAAAGATTCTTATATTTAACTCTTATTGCAAACAAATAATGTAATGTCTTTCTATCAGAGGTGGGTTGAGTAGCTAAAAATTttactcaggtaagagtaaagctactttaaaataatattttaatagtatagtatttgggaaaagtactactcaagtgaGAGTAGCTGttgggacataacatctgatgtattatttgaagttaatgtaatttgaaagaCAATGCAAGaagtaatgcacaaaatcttgtattttctcacaaaaatgagacaaaccaaATTGTACCcaaaggagcagtgcaagaaacacaaatgttcaattcatttcattttgttgacaTAAAGCAAAGAAGAGGAacaatttttactcaagtaagaattctgttactgcaataaaaatatcactcaagtaggagtaaaagtatgctgctacaAGAGTACTCTGAAGTACACCTTCTCATTaagttttaattaattaattcaattAATTGAATGAAAGGGGTTGTCCAAAATTTTAACtggtaatgtaaatgtaactgagtactacccacctctgccatACTCCTAGAACTGCTGTCAAACTTAAGTGAGGCTGCAAACAGTAGTCCACATAGCCATCTCTCCCTTGTTTGTGCCCTTAGGTGGGCTTCATCGACTACATCGTGCACCCGCTGTGGGAGACGTGGGCCGACCTCGTGCATCCCGACGCCCAGGAGATCCTTGACACGCTGGAAGACAACAGGGAATGGTACCAGAGCATGATCCCACACAGCCCCTCACCCCATCCCGACTGTCCAGAAGGGGGCGCCGCTTCCGTATCCACTTCCTCTGTGCCAAGCTCCTCTGCTCCCAACATTTCTGCAGATAAATTCCAGTTCGAACTCACCctggaagaggagggggaatcGGACAGCGAAAGCCCGACGGAGGAGCAGGAAATTGGGGATGGGTCGCGGACAGGGACCCTCAAAAGATCCGGGGATGGGAGGACGTTTTCTTTAGaccagacagagaaagaaaccGTTTCGGGTTTGTTTAAAATCGGAACATAGCACCAGTTTTTTGGCGTTGATTTTAGTTCCATTTTTGAACTGTTTTGGATAAGGAGGAATTCTGGAGGCTGTTGCACTGGAGAGAGACTGATCCGGAGTTCCCGCCAAACTGCGTTGCccattttagacttttttgtGGAGGAGTTTTACAATCCAATATGGCCGTCTTCCTGTTCCAGAAAGTCAGTGACACTTGGAAACTTCCGGGACGTTTTAgtcttttaaattttttgtttatttaagacCACTGAAGGAGAAGGTGGAGCTATGCAGGAGTTGTTTATGTAGCAAATGTATTATTACCGATATCCTTTAACTTAACACAATGAACTGACAGGTGGTACACAATTTTACTAAggatttttgctcatttttaaatgaaaatttcTCAATGGCTTTGGTTCAAATTCCACATTTATTACATCTTAAATTGGTTTCGAAACTGCCACATAATGTTTTAAAGGGCCTACTTtgcactattttttttaaatctctgttttaatgttgtttcatcatcaaaaacatacctggagttgtggttttttttattcattcacacatgttaaacacaaaaatcctacatatttaggctgagttcttctctgaaactgaaaacgcttgtgatgtcattaagtggtctggaagtgctccattgtgtttttaaaatccacacaccttcactagaatgatttTGTTCATTTCAGCACTGGATTTGCATAACTttgaaacagctattgttttagcctcattgaaactgcttcactcccgGGTGCACCAGCAGATTTTTATAGACAATCTCAACTgtacaaaagtaaaacaaaatttccaaaataaaagcaacaatttAAGGTTATTCTAGAGTAAAGCAGTTCAAAGGAGACTAAAAATACCTGTTAACTTTGAAATGGACActgaatgacatcacaatgtagaacagagcattttgagctttggggatgcagacagtctaataaaccaggataactcaaaacatgtgtgaaaaataacacaactctgggtatgtttttgatgaggtaacagcattataacatggtttaaagctaatGTGtccgttttgtgtaatataggacctttaatcattttgtaatagaaatacatttatattcatCTACAAATGATCTTTTTTAATAGACCAAAGGCTTTGAAGTAAAACAGCAACAAAGCAGAGATATAAAAATCCATTAAGCTGTGGGGCGCCATCTGGTGTTGTTCATAGGTATTTTCAGCACTGTAGGACAAAGCTGAGATGTTTTGCTTATacgtaattttatttttatttaactcaCTCCAACTTTACGGCACCCTTTTATCAGTTTGCCTTAGCACTTTAGTTATGTTTTCGTTTCATTTTATGCCAGCTCTTTTATTGCAAAGGGCTTGAGATAAACTACGGACACAATGGAGGCTATAGACTGAAAAACGCGGTTAGAGACTGGCCGCTAGTACTACCAGCAAAAAACAACACTACTTTACAGGTTACATCTTCCAAAGTCTGAGCACTGCATTACGCTGCGATTTTTCTATCCCATGAGACACAAGCGGTCACCATGGGAGCGACTGTACCGAAAACCAAACCAGGCCgtggatgtccatgccaaattttgAGCGGCGATGGTTCAATATTTCCGCCGGGGACACTGCGGTCAATGTCGAAACAAGTGCCAAGCATGACATGAcgtgtactgtattttccactCTGCCGCTGGCTACTTTCCATCGGTCGCTTTGATTGTAGCCCCTGTGCAAATCTGAACTcgtattgtcttaaaaaactgttatgagtgagtgtgatgttttttttgtttttgttttgtttttttgttgaagaTTTGCtatgaaaaagacaaaagcagAAAAAGAGATCCGAAGCACTTTGTATTGTATCTTCCCTGCACTTCCAGCGAGAGTGAGCAGCGCCCCGTATAGGCAGTGGATGAGAGGGGCAGTGATGTGTTATGCA is a genomic window containing:
- the pde4ca gene encoding cAMP-specific 3',5'-cyclic phosphodiesterase 4C isoform X2, with the translated sequence MRRSNSKIFTQAERQWAEEALYLEHHHRVKRLVSGRPQLPQLSCRSLPQSPDELTPRDRPPDLGTALERESPCDGPPEHTLFTESPRKLKHSRSLGTLTSCISRIFFDVENGLSVGRSPLDAQASPGSGLVIQANFPHSQRRESFLYRSDSDFDLSPKVPSRNSSGASDLHTEDMIVTPFAQILASLRTVRSNFAVITGQQERTASKTRSSGSNPPSMCKTSLAEEPHQQLAIETLDELDWCLEQLETLKTRHSVSEMASTKFKRMLNRELTQLSETSRSGNQVSEFISSTFLEKQHDMDIMSPPAKDKDKKKRPMSQISGVKKTTQSPNIAASTIPRFGVAPCHEGQLAKELEDINRWGIDIFKVSEYSGSRPLTVTMYTIFQERDLLKSFKIPADTFITFMMTLEEHYHADVAYHNNIHAADVVQSTHVLLSTPALEAVFTDLEILAALFASAIHDVDHPGVSNQFLINTNSELALMYNDSSVLENHHLAVGFKLLQEDNCDIFQNLSKKQRQSLRKMVIDMVLATDMSKHMNLLADLKTMVETKKVTSLGVLLLDNYSDRIQVLQNMVHCADLSNPTKPLELYRQWTDRIMVEFFTQGDRERDKGMEVSPMCDKHNASIEKNQVGFIDYIVHPLWETWADLVHPDAQEILDTLEDNREWYQSMIPHSPSPHPDCPEGGAASVSTSSVPSSSAPNISADKFQFELTLEEEGESDSESPTEEQEIGDGSRTGTLKRSGDGRTFSLDQTEKETVSGLFKIGT
- the pde4ca gene encoding cAMP-specific 3',5'-cyclic phosphodiesterase 4C isoform X3, producing MSVPNCIAGMGQRSGNKWGSPCAVNRPIDIVQKRRRFDVENGLSVGRSPLDAQASPGSGLVIQANFPHSQRRESFLYRSDSDFDLSPKVPSRNSSGASDLEESLKHWEVNWLSSRHTEDMIVTPFAQILASLRTVRSNFAVITGQQERTASKTRSSGSNPPSMCKTSLAEEPHQQLAIETLDELDWCLEQLETLKTRHSVSEMASTKFKRMLNRELTQLSETSRSGNQVSEFISSTFLEKQHDMDIMSPPAKDKDKKKRPMSQISGVKKTTQSPNIAASTIPRFGVAPCHEGQLAKELEDINRWGIDIFKVSEYSGSRPLTVTMYTIFQERDLLKSFKIPADTFITFMMTLEEHYHADVAYHNNIHAADVVQSTHVLLSTPALEAVFTDLEILAALFASAIHDVDHPGVSNQFLINTNSELALMYNDSSVLENHHLAVGFKLLQEDNCDIFQNLSKKQRQSLRKMVIDMVLATDMSKHMNLLADLKTMVETKKVTSLGVLLLDNYSDRIQVLQNMVHCADLSNPTKPLELYRQWTDRIMVEFFTQGDRERDKGMEVSPMCDKHNASIEKNQVGFIDYIVHPLWETWADLVHPDAQEILDTLEDNREWYQSMIPHSPSPHPDCPEGGAASVSTSSVPSSSAPNISADKFQFELTLEEEGESDSESPTEEQEIGDGSRTGTLKRSGDGRTFSLDQTEKETVSGLFKIGT
- the pde4ca gene encoding cAMP-specific 3',5'-cyclic phosphodiesterase 4C isoform X1, with amino-acid sequence MRRSNSKIFTQAERQWAEEALYLEHHHRVKRLVSGRPQLPQLSCRSLPQSPDELTPRDRPPDLGTALERESPCDGPPEHTLFTESPRKLKHSRSLGTLTSCISRIFFDVENGLSVGRSPLDAQASPGSGLVIQANFPHSQRRESFLYRSDSDFDLSPKVPSRNSSGASDLEESLKHWEVNWLSSRHTEDMIVTPFAQILASLRTVRSNFAVITGQQERTASKTRSSGSNPPSMCKTSLAEEPHQQLAIETLDELDWCLEQLETLKTRHSVSEMASTKFKRMLNRELTQLSETSRSGNQVSEFISSTFLEKQHDMDIMSPPAKDKDKKKRPMSQISGVKKTTQSPNIAASTIPRFGVAPCHEGQLAKELEDINRWGIDIFKVSEYSGSRPLTVTMYTIFQERDLLKSFKIPADTFITFMMTLEEHYHADVAYHNNIHAADVVQSTHVLLSTPALEAVFTDLEILAALFASAIHDVDHPGVSNQFLINTNSELALMYNDSSVLENHHLAVGFKLLQEDNCDIFQNLSKKQRQSLRKMVIDMVLATDMSKHMNLLADLKTMVETKKVTSLGVLLLDNYSDRIQVLQNMVHCADLSNPTKPLELYRQWTDRIMVEFFTQGDRERDKGMEVSPMCDKHNASIEKNQVGFIDYIVHPLWETWADLVHPDAQEILDTLEDNREWYQSMIPHSPSPHPDCPEGGAASVSTSSVPSSSAPNISADKFQFELTLEEEGESDSESPTEEQEIGDGSRTGTLKRSGDGRTFSLDQTEKETVSGLFKIGT